One genomic region from Pagrus major chromosome 24, Pma_NU_1.0 encodes:
- the LOC141020402 gene encoding NLR family CARD domain-containing protein 3-like, with protein MLLEENIVTFVKNELNKVQKVLSSDYPECLESQREDEEVLDGEAFLKITLHFLRRMKQEELADCLQSKSHSGVCQRKLKSNLQKKFQCVFEGIAKAGNPTLLNQIYTELYITEGGTAEVNDEHEVRQIEAASRKPDRPETTVRQEDIFKASPGRDEPIRTVMTKGVAGIGKTVLTQKFTLDWAEDKANQDIQFTFPFTFRELNVLKEEKFSLVELIHHFFTETKEICSFEEFQVVFIFDGLDECRLPLDFHNTKILTDATKSTSVDVLLTNLIRGNLLPSARLWITTRPASANQIPPGCVDIVTEVRGFTDPQKDEYFKKRFRDEEQASRIISHIKTSRNLHIMCHIPVFCWITATVLEDVLKTREGGELPKTLTEMYIHFLVVQVKVKKVKYDGGAETDSHWTPESREMIESLGKLALVQLQSGNLIFYESDLTECGIDIRAASVYSGVFTQIFKEERGLYQDKVFCFVHLSVQELLAALHVHLTFINSGVNLMSEEQSIYHASEVTQYLQSAVDEALQSPNGHLDLFLRFLLGLSLQTNQTLLRGLLTETGRSSKTNHLIIEYMKKKISENLSPEKSINLFHCLNELNDGSLVEEIQQYLTSGRLSTDKLSPAQWSALVFILLTSEEDLDVFDLKKYSASEEALLRLLPVVKASNKALLSRCNLSERSCEALSSVLSYQSSSLRELDLSNNNLQDSGVKQLSVGLESPHCVLETLRFSVCHLSERSCEALSSVLSSQSSSLRELDLSNNDLQDSGVKQLSAELKSSHCVLETLRLSGCLITEEGCTSLASALDSNPSHLRELDLSYNHPGDSGVKLLSARLEDPGWRLDTLRVEPAGVRWLTPGLRKYSCKLTVDTNTVSRDIKLSDNNRKMRRVEEVQSYPDHPERFESWPPQLLCRTGLTGRCYWEVEWRGEVSISVSYRRISRRGDRDCVFGCNDQSWSLRWFNGRYSVCHNNRRTNISSSSSSSSGRVAVYVDCPAGTLSFYRVSSDSLIHLHTFSTTFTEPLYPGFGLWWSSPGSSVCLCGV; from the exons aTG ctgctggaggagaacattgtgacctttgtgaagaacgagctgaatAAGGTCCAGAAGGTTCTGAGTtcagattacccagaatgcttagagagtcagagggaggatgaggaggtgttggatggtgaggcatttctgaagatcacacttcacttcctgaggagaatgaagcaggaggagctggctgactgtctgcagagca aaaGTCATTCTGGAGTTTGTCAGCGTAAACTTAAATCtaaccttcagaagaagttccagtgtgtgtttgaggggatcgctaaagcaggaaacccaacccttctgaatcagatctacacagagctctacatcacagagggagggactgcagaggtcaatgatgaacatgaggtcagacagattgaagcagcatccaggaaaccagacagaccagaaacaacagtcagacaagaagacatctttaaagcctcacctggaagagatgaaccaatcagaacagtgatgacaaagggagtggctggcatcgggaaaacagtcttaacacagaagttcactctggactgggctgaagacaaagccaaccaggacatacagttcacatttccattcactttcagagagctgaatgtgctgaaagaggaaaagttcagcttggtggagcttattcatcacttcttcactgaaaccaaagaaatctgcagctttgaagagttccaggttgtgttcatctttgacggtctggatgagtgtcgacttcctctggacttccacaacactaAAATCCTGACTGATGCAACAAaatccacctcagtggatgtgctgctgacaaacctcatcaggggaaacctccttccctctgctcgcctctggataaccacacgacctgcatcagccaatcagatccctcctgggTGTGTTGACAttgtgacagaggtcagagggttcactgacccacagaaggatGAGTACTTCaagaagagattcagagatgaggagcaggccagcagaatcatctcccacatcaagacatcacgaaacctccacatcatgtgccacatcccagtcttctgctggatcactgctacagttctggaggatgtgttgaagaccagagagggaggagagctgcccaagaccctaactgagatgtacatccacttcctggtggttcaggtCAAAGTGAAGAAggtcaagtatgatggaggagctgagacggattcacactggactccagagagcagggAGATGATTGAGTCtttgggaaaactggctttggtgcagctgcagagcggcaacctgatcttctatgaatcagacctgacagagtgtggcatcgatatcagagcagcctcagtgtactcaggagtgttcacacagatctttaaagaggagagaggactgtaccaggacaaggtgttctgctttgtccatctgagtgttcaggagcttctggctgctcttcatgtccatctgacgttcatcaactctggagtcaatctTATGTCAGAAGAACAGTCAATCTACCATGCATCAGAAGTGACACAGTACCtccagagtgctgtggacgaggccttacagagtcccaatggacacctggacttgttcctccgcttcctcctgggtctttcactgcagaccaatcagacaCTTCTGCGAGGTCTGCTGACAGAGACGGGTAGGAGCTCAAAAACCAATCACTTGATAATTGAgtacatgaagaagaagatcagtgagaatctgtctccagagaaaagcatcaatctgttccactgcctgaatgaactgaacgatggttctctagtggaggagatccaacagtacctgaCATCAGGACGTCTCTCtacagataaactgtctcctgctcagtggtcagctctggtcttcatcttactgacatcagaagaagatctggacgtgtttgacctgaagaaatactctgcttcagaggaggctcttctgaggctgctgccagtggtcaaagcctccaacaaagctct ACTGAGTCGCTgtaacctctcagagagaagctgtgaagctctgtcctcagttctcagctaccagtcctctagtctgagagagctggacctgagtaacaacaacctgcaggattcaggagtgaagcagctgtctgttggactggagagtccacactgtgtccttgaaactctcag GTTTAGTGTCTGtcacctctcagagagaagctgtgaagctctgtcctcagttctcagctcccagtcctctagtctgagagagctggacctgagtaacaacgacctgcaggattcaggagtgaagcagctgtctgctGAACTGAAGAGTTCGCACTGTGTCCttgaaactctcag gctgtcaggctgtctgatcacagaggaaggctgtacttctctggcctcagctctggactccaacccctcccatctgagagagctggacctgagctacaatcatccaggagactcaggagtgaagctgctgtctgctcgaCTGGAGGATCCAggctggagactggacactctcag ggtggagcctgctggagtccgatggttgacaccaggtctgaggaagt attcctgtaagctcacagtcgacacaaacacagtcagcagagacatcaaactgtctgacaacaacaggaagatgagACGTGTGGAGGAGGTTCAGtcatatcctgatcatccagagaggtttgagtcCTGGCCTCCTCAGCTGCTATgtagaactggtctgactggtcgctgttactgggaggtcgagtggagaggagaagtttctatatcagtgagttacagaagaatcagcaggagaggagacagagactgtgtgtttggatgtaatgatcagtcctggagtctgaggTGGTTTAATGGTCGTTATTCTGTCTGTCACAATAACAGAAGAAcaaacatctcctcctcctcctcctcctcctctggtagagtagcagtgtatgtggactgtcctgctggcactctgtctttctacagagtctcctctgactcactgatccacctccacaccttcagcaccacattcactgaacctctttatcctggattTGGGCTCTGGTGGTCCAGTCCTGgttcctcagtgtgtctgtgtggtgtttag